The Streptomyces sp. NBC_00659 genomic interval TCGGCCGCGGTGATACGGCGGCCCGTGAGGGTCGCGGGCCGGATCGACACCCACAACTGGCGCTCACCGCCCGCCCGGGGTGTGGTGTGCGCGTCTTGGGTGAGCCTGCCCGTGGCCTCCGGGTCCGTCACCAGCTCGTGGGTGTCGACGGGTCGCCGTCCTCGTACGAGGCCCTGCGCTGGGCCGTGCGCCACGCGGGCCTGGTCGGTGCCACCGTGGAAGCGGTCGCGGTGTGGGAGCTGCCGGGCCTGTACGGCTGGTCGGGGCCCGCCGTGGACATGGAGGCCGACGAGCAGGAGACCGGACAGCGGATCCGCACCGAGATGGCCGAAGTCCTGGGCCCGGACGCGGCCGAGTCGGTCCGGACCCATGTGGTGCACGGCAATACCGCCGACGTGCTCCTGCGGGCGGCCGAAGGAGCCGAGGTTCTGGTCGTCGGCAGCCGGGGCAGGGGCGGGTTCGCGAGCGCCCTGCCCGGGTCCGTCAGTCAGCACGTGTCCCAGCATGCGACTTGCCCGGTCGTGATCGTTCGTACCGGGAAGGAGTGACCCGAGGCCCGGATCGCTGTCGGACTCCTGCGGCTGAGCACAGCGGGTGTCGGTCCACGCCGCCTTCCAAGAGCCGAGGGGGTCCCGCCGTTGCCGAAGGTGAGTTCGCCGGTGGGGCGAAGGCGACGGTCCAGCAATGTCCGGCGGATACGGCTGACGGCCCAACGGACCCTGGAGACGGCCGGGATGCCCAGCTCATCCGGCTTGTGAAGGTGGCGCCGGAGGCTCTCGCAGGACGCTCCCGGCGAGCGGGCCGAGCAGGTCGCCGAGTCTGCGGAAGACGTCGAGAAACAGGTCGTCGATCGCCAGTACGCCGACCACCCGGTCCGCCTCGAGGACCGCGAGCCGGCGGACCCCCGTGCGGCGGAACGTCCCGTAGGCCACCTGGAGGTCGTCGGCGGCTTCGACCGTGATGACGCGTGGCGACATGACCGCGTCCACCCGGGCCCCGGTGTCCAGGCCTCCACCCAGGCCGCGCAAGGCGAGGTCGCGGTCGGTGACGATGCCGTGCAGCGCGCCGTCCTCGACCACGAGGACCGACCCGACGGCGTACTCGGACATCTGTCTGATGACCTCGGCCAGGGAGACGTGAGGCGCCACGCACACCGGAGGAGCGGTCATCGCCTCCGAGA includes:
- a CDS encoding CBS domain-containing protein translates to MNCVKVSEAMTAPPVCVAPHVSLAEVIRQMSEYAVGSVLVVEDGALHGIVTDRDLALRGLGGGLDTGARVDAVMSPRVITVEAADDLQVAYGTFRRTGVRRLAVLEADRVVGVLAIDDLFLDVFRRLGDLLGPLAGSVLREPPAPPSQAG
- a CDS encoding universal stress protein encodes the protein MGEPARGLRVRHQLVGVDGSPSSYEALRWAVRHAGLVGATVEAVAVWELPGLYGWSGPAVDMEADEQETGQRIRTEMAEVLGPDAAESVRTHVVHGNTADVLLRAAEGAEVLVVGSRGRGGFASALPGSVSQHVSQHATCPVVIVRTGKE